The following proteins are co-located in the Pseudoroseomonas cervicalis genome:
- the rffA gene encoding dTDP-4-amino-4,6-dideoxygalactose transaminase, translating into MPASAPPLPHATPLPGLGWAPAAPAPWATPAAPPLAPALPPAEQPPIPFYAPDLAGDEGAVLQSLLQTGRLAGGGAQTELCHSLLARALPGTLPLLTQSCTAALEMAALLLKLRPGDEVIMPAWTFCSTANAVLLRGAIPVFVDVQAATLNLDPARVAEAVTPRTRAVLCVHYAGVGCEMERLQALCDAYGLALVEDAAQAVGAFWRGRPLGGFGLLGAYSFHASKNITSGEGGALLVNDPALREQAEMLWEKGTDRLRFARGEVARYTWQEIGSSFLPSELTAALLARQLARVEALTARRLRLWQRYDTLLAPLAARWSLRRPDIPAEAAHNAHIYHLRFPSRARRDQVLARLNAERIGATTHYEPLHQAPAGRRHGRALGPLPVTEDAAATLLRLPLHGTLAEAAQDRVVARLEAALAALPL; encoded by the coding sequence ATGCCCGCCTCAGCGCCGCCGCTGCCGCATGCCACGCCGCTTCCGGGCCTGGGCTGGGCGCCCGCCGCCCCCGCCCCCTGGGCCACGCCGGCCGCCCCGCCACTGGCGCCCGCCCTGCCGCCCGCCGAGCAGCCGCCCATCCCCTTCTACGCCCCCGATCTGGCCGGGGATGAAGGCGCGGTGCTGCAATCCCTGCTGCAGACCGGCCGCCTGGCCGGCGGCGGCGCCCAGACCGAGCTTTGCCACTCCCTCCTCGCCCGCGCCCTGCCCGGCACCCTGCCGCTGCTGACCCAATCCTGCACCGCGGCGCTGGAAATGGCGGCGCTGCTGCTGAAGCTGCGCCCGGGCGATGAGGTCATCATGCCCGCCTGGACCTTCTGCTCCACCGCCAATGCGGTGCTGCTGCGCGGCGCCATCCCGGTCTTCGTCGATGTGCAGGCCGCGACGCTGAACCTCGACCCCGCCCGCGTCGCCGAGGCCGTCACCCCCCGCACCCGCGCCGTGCTCTGCGTCCACTATGCCGGCGTCGGCTGCGAGATGGAGCGGCTGCAGGCGCTCTGCGACGCCTATGGCCTGGCGCTGGTCGAGGATGCCGCCCAGGCGGTCGGCGCCTTCTGGCGTGGTCGGCCGCTGGGCGGCTTCGGGCTGCTCGGCGCCTACAGCTTCCACGCCAGCAAGAACATTACCAGCGGCGAGGGCGGCGCCCTGCTGGTCAACGACCCTGCCCTGCGCGAACAGGCGGAGATGCTGTGGGAGAAGGGCACCGACCGGCTGCGCTTCGCCCGCGGCGAGGTCGCCCGCTACACCTGGCAGGAGATCGGCTCCTCCTTCCTGCCCTCCGAGCTGACGGCCGCGCTGCTGGCCCGCCAGCTGGCCCGGGTCGAGGCGCTGACGGCCCGCCGCCTGCGCCTGTGGCAGCGCTACGACACGCTGCTGGCGCCGCTGGCCGCGCGCTGGTCGCTGCGCCGCCCCGACATCCCGGCCGAGGCCGCGCACAACGCCCATATCTACCATCTGCGCTTCCCCAGCCGCGCCCGGCGCGACCAGGTGCTGGCCCGGCTGAACGCCGAGCGCATCGGCGCCACCACCCATTACGAGCCGCTGCACCAGGCCCCCGCCGGCCGCCGCCATGGCCGCGCCCTGGGCCCCCTGCCGGTGACCGAGGACGCCGCCGCCACCCTGCTGCGCCTGCCCCTGCACGGCACCCTGGCCGAGGCGGCGCAGGACCGCGTGGTGGCGCGGCTGGAGGCGGCACTCGCCGCCCTGCCGCTGTGA
- a CDS encoding class I SAM-dependent methyltransferase, producing the protein MSAALPLPAAAPLRPEDFDAALVPGFRAAMRAHYKALSGVEQGRIARLHAEAARVFRTRSACPVCDAPAGAATALPEFSQPHLRLLRCTGCQLVYSRDVLDETTDRARYATAESAPGSVPAAFAALKSSAPYARLETAKLAYVAQCVAPFRATPGRMLDIGCANGATLDRFAAEGWQVAGVEPAPDFAAAAAARHAAVRCGFFPDDAPPGPYDLVTLFDVLEHVEHPLPFLRAIGAALAPGGLLALQVPNFESPLVQLEKSRSTVVTLGHWSYFGPASLVDTLQRAGFRPLLLQSYISELDRILAHPETELRAVLGPWAPADLRTIRPADLFWRMLGFKLFGIFQKN; encoded by the coding sequence GTGAGCGCCGCCCTGCCCCTGCCCGCCGCCGCGCCGCTGCGGCCGGAGGATTTCGATGCCGCCCTGGTGCCCGGCTTCCGCGCCGCCATGCGCGCCCATTACAAGGCGCTGAGCGGCGTGGAGCAGGGCCGCATCGCCCGCCTGCACGCCGAGGCGGCGCGGGTCTTCCGCACCCGTTCCGCCTGCCCGGTCTGCGACGCGCCGGCCGGGGCCGCGACCGCGCTGCCCGAATTCAGCCAGCCGCATCTGCGCCTGCTGCGCTGCACGGGGTGCCAGCTGGTCTACAGCCGCGACGTGCTGGACGAGACCACCGACCGCGCCCGCTACGCGACCGCCGAAAGCGCCCCCGGCAGCGTGCCCGCCGCCTTCGCCGCGCTGAAATCCAGCGCCCCCTATGCCCGGCTGGAAACCGCCAAGCTGGCCTATGTCGCGCAATGCGTGGCCCCCTTCCGCGCCACGCCGGGCCGCATGCTCGACATCGGCTGCGCCAATGGCGCGACGCTGGACCGCTTCGCCGCCGAGGGCTGGCAGGTCGCGGGCGTCGAGCCCGCCCCCGACTTCGCCGCCGCCGCCGCCGCGCGCCACGCCGCGGTGCGCTGCGGCTTCTTCCCCGATGACGCCCCGCCCGGGCCCTATGACCTCGTCACCCTTTTCGACGTGCTCGAACATGTCGAGCACCCGCTGCCCTTCCTGCGCGCCATCGGGGCCGCCCTGGCGCCGGGCGGGCTGCTGGCGCTGCAGGTGCCGAATTTCGAAAGCCCGCTGGTACAGCTTGAAAAGTCCCGTTCCACGGTCGTCACCCTCGGGCATTGGAGCTATTTCGGGCCGGCCTCCCTGGTCGACACCCTGCAGCGCGCCGGCTTCCGCCCGCTGCTGCTGCAGAGCTACATCTCCGAACTCGATCGCATCCTGGCGCATCCCGAAACCGAGCTGCGCGCGGTGCTGGGTCCCTGGGCGCCAGCAGATTTGCGGACCATCAGGCCCGCGGATCTCTTCTGGCGCATGCTGGGCTTCAAGCTGTTCGGGATCTTTCAGAAGAACTGA